A window of Xylophilus sp. GW821-FHT01B05 contains these coding sequences:
- a CDS encoding ABC transporter ATP-binding protein gives MTAALEIKGLQAWYGESHVLHGVDMVVQPGEVVTLLGRNGAGRTTTLRAIMGLTGARKGSIEVNGKETIDTPTHRIAHLGIGYCPEERGIFASLSCEENLLLPPELKGAGQGMSVEEIYAMFPNLAERRNSQGTRLSGGEQQMLAVARILRTGAKLLLLDEISEGLAPVIVQALARMITTLRDKGYTIVMVEQNFRFAAPLADRFYVMEHGRIVEKFGAAELEAKMPVLTELLGV, from the coding sequence ATGACCGCCGCACTCGAAATCAAAGGGCTCCAGGCCTGGTACGGCGAATCGCATGTGCTGCACGGCGTCGACATGGTCGTGCAGCCGGGCGAAGTCGTCACGCTGCTAGGCCGCAACGGCGCGGGCCGCACCACCACGCTGCGGGCCATCATGGGCCTGACCGGCGCGCGCAAGGGCAGCATCGAGGTCAACGGCAAAGAGACCATCGACACGCCGACGCACCGCATTGCGCACCTCGGCATCGGCTACTGCCCTGAGGAGCGCGGCATCTTCGCCAGCCTCTCATGCGAGGAAAACCTCCTGCTGCCGCCCGAACTCAAAGGCGCGGGGCAGGGCATGTCGGTCGAAGAGATCTACGCCATGTTCCCCAACCTGGCCGAACGCCGCAACAGCCAGGGCACGCGCCTGTCGGGCGGCGAGCAGCAGATGCTGGCCGTCGCGCGCATCCTGCGCACGGGCGCCAAGCTGCTCCTGCTCGACGAGATTTCCGAGGGCCTCGCGCCGGTCATCGTGCAGGCGCTGGCCCGCATGATCACCACGCTGCGCGACAAGGGCTACACCATCGTCATGGTGGAGCAGAACTTCCGCTTCGCCGCGCCGCTGGCCGACCGCTTCTACGTGATGGAGCACGGCCGCATCGTCGAGAAGTTCGGCGCTGCCGAGCTCGAAGCCAAGATGCCAGTGCTCACCGAGCTGCTCGGCGTCTGA
- a CDS encoding ABC transporter ATP-binding protein, translating to MSDVILETRQLTKEFKGFTAVSKVNLSVVRGSIHALIGPNGAGKTTCFNLLTKFLEPTTGTILFNGQDITGERPAQIARRGVIRSFQISAVFPHLTLLENVRLGLQRRLGTSYHFWKSEKSLKPLDARARELLAEVGLEELAGEQTVNLPYGRKRALEIATTLAMEPELMLLDEPTQGMGHEDVHRVAELIKRVSAGRTILMVEHNMSVVSTIADTITVLQRGAVLAEGPYAEVSKNPQVMEAYMGTTDGQLQGAH from the coding sequence ATGAGCGACGTCATCCTCGAAACACGCCAGCTCACCAAGGAATTCAAGGGGTTCACCGCGGTCAGCAAGGTCAATCTCTCGGTGGTGCGTGGCTCCATCCACGCGCTGATCGGCCCCAACGGCGCGGGCAAGACCACCTGCTTCAACCTGCTCACCAAGTTCCTTGAGCCCACCACCGGCACGATCTTGTTCAACGGGCAGGACATCACGGGCGAACGCCCGGCGCAGATCGCGCGGCGCGGCGTCATCCGCTCGTTCCAGATCTCGGCCGTGTTTCCGCACCTCACGCTGCTCGAGAACGTGCGGCTGGGCCTGCAAAGGCGCCTCGGCACCTCGTACCACTTCTGGAAGAGCGAGAAGTCGCTCAAGCCGCTCGATGCGCGTGCGCGCGAACTGCTGGCCGAAGTGGGCCTCGAAGAACTCGCCGGCGAACAGACCGTGAACCTGCCCTACGGCCGCAAGCGCGCCCTTGAGATCGCGACCACGCTGGCCATGGAGCCCGAGCTGATGCTGCTCGACGAACCGACGCAGGGCATGGGCCATGAAGACGTGCACCGCGTGGCCGAGCTCATCAAGCGCGTGTCGGCCGGACGCACCATCCTGATGGTCGAACACAACATGAGCGTGGTCTCGACCATCGCCGACACCATCACCGTGCTGCAGCGCGGCGCCGTGCTCGCCGAAGGCCCGTACGCCGAAGTCTCAAAGAACCCGCAGGTGATGGAGGCCTACATGGGCACCACTGACGGCCAACTGCAGGGTGCGCACTGA
- a CDS encoding tannase/feruloyl esterase family alpha/beta hydrolase, which translates to MRQPQPSLGRHALFVALSASALVVACGGGDGGNRPPQPLSCGDLTGMTIAAANIGLPTTGAIVTAATLVAAAGSGVGATPEYCKVGAAISPVDSAAPKILMQVALPSTWNGKVMMFGGGGYDGTIPDVTGNVPVGPADQPAPLGRGYATFASDSGHQANALGSQDGSFGVNDEAVNNFSGDALKKTRDVAIAIINARYAVNGPAKAYFAGGSSGGREALKVAQDWPQDWDGVIALYPAGAAASLDLQFGRITRALAQPGAYPNAAKRKVLYDASIQACDTLDGVADGLISNIKACNANFNPTTATVNGQPLRCAGGADTGDTCLSDAQIAAFDVINTPITFSYTLASGETQYPGFNTWGTDFGIPNASPLQAAVSFLSLNSAQPSSPMPNAAPYGSVFWDQWVRFFVTRDANFNSLTLDPQNPGPYQARISTLTGLQDVNKTDLTAFQSKGGKILIAHGMSDALVSTRATEQYVDRVRATMGDARTDSFLRYYEIPGYGHAASTVFNASWDSLTTLENWIEKGTLPPNQIVTDTVGVPGRTRPLCDYPAYPRYNGSGDVNSASSFSCSMQ; encoded by the coding sequence ATGCGACAGCCTCAACCTTCTCTCGGTCGCCATGCCCTTTTCGTGGCGCTTTCCGCTTCCGCCCTGGTGGTCGCCTGTGGTGGTGGTGACGGTGGCAACAGGCCGCCGCAGCCGTTGAGTTGCGGAGATTTGACTGGAATGACGATCGCGGCAGCCAATATCGGTCTGCCGACAACAGGCGCGATAGTCACCGCTGCGACGCTGGTCGCGGCCGCCGGCAGCGGTGTGGGTGCCACGCCCGAGTACTGCAAGGTCGGCGCCGCGATTTCGCCCGTCGATTCTGCGGCGCCGAAGATCCTGATGCAGGTCGCCCTTCCGAGCACCTGGAACGGCAAGGTAATGATGTTCGGCGGTGGTGGCTATGACGGGACGATCCCTGACGTGACCGGCAACGTGCCGGTGGGCCCCGCTGATCAGCCAGCTCCGCTTGGTCGTGGCTACGCGACATTCGCAAGCGATTCCGGCCATCAGGCAAATGCGCTCGGCAGCCAGGATGGCTCCTTCGGCGTCAACGACGAGGCCGTCAACAACTTCTCCGGGGACGCGCTGAAGAAGACGCGCGATGTGGCGATCGCGATCATCAACGCCCGCTATGCCGTGAATGGACCGGCCAAAGCGTACTTTGCCGGGGGTTCTTCGGGTGGCCGCGAAGCGCTCAAAGTAGCGCAAGATTGGCCGCAAGACTGGGACGGTGTAATAGCCTTGTACCCGGCCGGAGCGGCCGCCAGCCTCGATCTTCAGTTCGGCCGTATCACGCGGGCGCTCGCGCAGCCTGGCGCGTATCCCAACGCGGCGAAGCGAAAGGTGCTTTACGACGCGTCGATTCAGGCGTGTGACACGCTGGACGGTGTTGCCGACGGGCTGATCAGCAATATCAAAGCCTGCAACGCGAACTTCAATCCAACGACGGCGACCGTGAATGGCCAGCCACTGCGCTGCGCGGGGGGCGCTGACACCGGCGACACCTGCCTGTCGGATGCGCAGATCGCGGCGTTCGATGTCATCAACACGCCGATCACATTCAGCTACACGCTGGCGAGCGGCGAGACACAGTATCCCGGCTTCAACACGTGGGGGACCGACTTCGGTATCCCGAACGCCAGCCCCCTTCAGGCTGCTGTTTCGTTCCTTTCGTTGAACAGCGCCCAACCTTCCAGCCCGATGCCAAATGCGGCGCCGTACGGCAGCGTGTTCTGGGATCAGTGGGTGCGCTTTTTCGTGACGCGGGATGCGAACTTCAACTCGCTGACACTCGACCCGCAGAACCCCGGTCCATACCAAGCGCGAATCAGCACGCTGACCGGCCTTCAGGACGTCAACAAGACCGACCTCACGGCCTTCCAATCCAAGGGCGGCAAGATCTTGATCGCACACGGCATGAGCGATGCGCTCGTCAGCACGCGGGCGACGGAGCAGTATGTCGACCGCGTTCGCGCGACGATGGGTGATGCCCGCACCGACTCGTTCCTGCGCTACTACGAAATTCCTGGCTACGGCCATGCGGCCAGCACCGTCTTCAACGCATCCTGGGACTCGTTGACAACTCTCGAGAACTGGATCGAGAAAGGCACGCTGCCACCGAATCAGATCGTGACCGACACCGTTGGTGTGCCCGGCCGCACGCGTCCGCTCTGCGATTACCCCGCTTATCCGCGCTACAACGGCAGCGGGGACGTCAACTCCGCCTCGAGCTTCAGCTGCTCGATGCAGTAA
- a CDS encoding tannase/feruloyl esterase family alpha/beta hydrolase: MKLSDSAVMNALAAMVVVAALSACGTTFDRPPTAQFASPKDCQELNGMVIPWSTIGMPTNGASVTSTELVPAAGIGAAAVGEYCKVLGDINPVDSRAPKIKFQVNLPVAWNNKAMMFAGGGYNGIMAPSTLNVPAGPADKQTPLGRGYATFGSDSGHQANANGNRDGTFGLSDEALNNFSSDALKKTRDVAMTIITARYAATATKTYFTGGSTGGREALFAVTRWPQDFDGAIVLYPAWNAATLNLQFGRMTRELAKPGAYPNLAKRQVLYNAAVAACDALDGVDDGLISNVKACNASFNPVTATLNGAPIRCEGGVDAGDFCLSDAQIAAFNILNTPLVLDYAVASGERTYPGFNTWGTDFGNPGAGPLQPTVLTLSLGTEQPANPMPAVTATAMPPFGSTFWDQWVKYFVTRDPTFNSLALDPQDPGPWRERILDLTRVQDVNVSDLTPFMAKGGKILMAHGSQDALVSTRATAQFYERVRKSMGAAKVDSFIRYYEIPGYGHVVSNVFNAGWDSVTALEDWVEKGTAPGKQVVADKGAVPERTRPLCPYPSWPRYHGSADVNSAQNFNCVTE, encoded by the coding sequence TTGAAATTAAGCGATTCGGCGGTGATGAACGCTCTCGCCGCGATGGTTGTCGTCGCCGCCTTGTCAGCGTGCGGCACGACGTTTGATCGTCCTCCAACGGCGCAGTTCGCCTCCCCGAAAGACTGCCAGGAACTGAACGGCATGGTCATCCCTTGGTCGACCATCGGCATGCCGACGAATGGCGCCAGCGTGACCAGCACGGAGCTCGTTCCTGCAGCAGGTATTGGCGCAGCCGCTGTCGGGGAATATTGCAAGGTTCTGGGTGACATCAACCCGGTCGACTCGCGCGCACCCAAGATCAAGTTCCAAGTGAACCTGCCGGTTGCCTGGAACAATAAGGCCATGATGTTCGCGGGCGGTGGGTACAACGGCATCATGGCCCCGAGCACGTTGAACGTGCCCGCCGGCCCGGCCGACAAGCAAACTCCGCTTGGGCGAGGCTATGCCACGTTCGGCAGTGACTCCGGTCACCAGGCCAATGCCAATGGCAACCGGGATGGCACTTTCGGCTTGAGCGACGAGGCGCTGAACAATTTTTCCAGCGACGCCCTCAAGAAAACGCGCGACGTGGCGATGACGATTATTACGGCTCGTTATGCGGCGACTGCGACGAAGACCTACTTCACCGGGGGCTCCACCGGCGGCAGGGAGGCGCTGTTCGCGGTGACACGTTGGCCGCAGGACTTCGACGGCGCTATCGTGTTGTACCCGGCCTGGAACGCAGCCACCCTAAACCTGCAATTCGGCCGGATGACACGTGAGCTGGCCAAGCCAGGGGCCTACCCGAACCTCGCCAAGCGCCAGGTGCTGTACAACGCAGCCGTCGCTGCGTGCGACGCGTTGGACGGTGTCGACGACGGCCTGATCAGCAACGTGAAGGCCTGCAATGCCAGCTTCAACCCTGTCACCGCGACGCTCAACGGCGCACCGATCCGCTGTGAGGGTGGTGTGGACGCGGGTGACTTTTGCCTTTCCGATGCGCAGATCGCGGCCTTCAATATATTGAACACGCCGTTGGTGCTGGACTATGCGGTCGCTAGCGGTGAGCGTACTTATCCTGGCTTCAACACCTGGGGCACGGACTTCGGCAACCCTGGCGCTGGCCCATTGCAGCCGACGGTGTTGACCCTTTCTCTTGGCACCGAGCAGCCGGCGAACCCGATGCCCGCAGTAACCGCCACGGCGATGCCGCCGTTCGGCAGCACGTTCTGGGACCAGTGGGTAAAGTACTTCGTCACTCGTGACCCCACTTTCAATTCGCTCGCGTTGGATCCGCAGGATCCCGGTCCGTGGCGAGAGCGCATCCTGGACCTCACGCGTGTCCAAGACGTCAACGTCAGCGACCTGACCCCGTTCATGGCCAAGGGCGGAAAAATCCTGATGGCACACGGCTCCCAGGACGCTCTAGTGAGCACGCGCGCCACCGCGCAGTTCTATGAACGCGTGCGCAAATCCATGGGCGCAGCCAAGGTGGACAGCTTCATCCGCTATTACGAAATTCCGGGGTACGGCCATGTAGTCAGCAACGTGTTCAACGCCGGCTGGGACTCGGTGACGGCACTGGAGGATTGGGTCGAGAAAGGTACCGCCCCTGGCAAGCAAGTTGTGGCCGACAAAGGTGCAGTGCCGGAGCGCACCCGACCTCTGTGCCCCTATCCCAGCTGGCCCCGGTACCACGGGTCGGCGGACGTGAACTCGGCGCAGAACTTCAACTGTGTGACGGAGTAG
- a CDS encoding LysR family transcriptional regulator: MPKFPEWTDVRYFLEVARTEKVTLAAERLQVEHSTVSRRIDRLEHQLGTVLFDRRRNGYVLTDAGRALVPHAEAMESALLDAMDETRSNANEVAGTVRVGTLEAFGICVLAPRLGPFRALHPNLHVELMAQPQFPSLATREVEILVTVEPPQVGRYKVARLLDMNYYLYGSPEYLASRPPIRDMEDVATHEFVDYVHDGLMSERFRFLQEVVARPKRAFSSTSILAQREAAAAGMGLVLLTPYVVGARSDLVSVFPGNPQVTRTLWLAAPEDLFKIRRVRLTWDYIRQLVLKEPQLFEASTG, encoded by the coding sequence ATGCCAAAATTTCCTGAGTGGACTGACGTCCGGTACTTTCTCGAGGTCGCAAGGACTGAAAAGGTCACTCTCGCGGCCGAGCGGCTTCAGGTTGAGCATTCGACCGTATCGCGTCGTATTGATCGCCTCGAGCATCAGCTAGGGACCGTGCTGTTCGACCGGCGCCGCAACGGCTATGTGCTGACAGACGCCGGTCGCGCACTCGTCCCCCACGCGGAGGCCATGGAGAGTGCACTCCTCGACGCGATGGACGAGACTCGATCCAACGCGAACGAAGTTGCGGGCACCGTTCGGGTCGGTACGTTGGAGGCCTTTGGCATTTGCGTCCTCGCTCCCCGGTTGGGACCTTTTAGAGCGCTTCACCCCAACTTGCATGTCGAACTGATGGCACAACCGCAGTTCCCCAGCCTCGCCACGCGGGAAGTCGAAATCCTCGTTACCGTGGAGCCGCCCCAAGTGGGCCGCTACAAGGTGGCTCGACTGCTCGATATGAACTATTACCTGTACGGTTCGCCCGAATATCTCGCGAGCCGGCCGCCCATCCGCGACATGGAAGACGTCGCCACGCACGAATTTGTGGATTACGTGCACGACGGCTTGATGAGCGAGCGCTTCCGCTTTCTCCAAGAAGTGGTGGCTCGTCCGAAGCGTGCTTTCTCCTCGACCAGCATTCTTGCGCAACGCGAGGCTGCAGCAGCTGGAATGGGCTTGGTTCTCCTCACTCCGTATGTCGTTGGGGCGCGCTCTGACCTCGTGAGTGTGTTTCCGGGCAACCCACAGGTCACGCGGACCCTCTGGCTCGCCGCTCCCGAAGACCTTTTCAAGATCCGGCGAGTACGACTGACTTGGGATTACATCCGGCAGCTCGTGTTGAAGGAGCCACAGCTCTTCGAAGCGAGCACGGGCTGA